The Burkholderia ambifaria AMMD genome has a segment encoding these proteins:
- a CDS encoding APC family permease, translating into MPGQGNTHPSVPLSRSVPADGGHGKFKKQLSLTDLTFIGLGAIFGSGWLFAASHVSTIAGPAGIFSWLLGGFSVLLLGIVYCELGAALPRAGGVVRYPVFSHGPLLGYLMGFITLIAFSSLIAIEVVAARQYAAAWFPGLTKAGSSDPTTLGWLVQAGLLCFFFYLNYSSVKTFAKANNVISIFKFIVPLSVIAVLFTFFKPANLTLHGFAPFGMPGIEMAVSAGGIIFAYLGLTPIVSVASEVRNPQRTIPIALILSILLSTLIYVLLQLAFIGSIPTDMLAAGWHDVSKAFSLPYRDIALALGVGWLAVMVVADAMISPSGCGNIYMNATPRVVYGWAKTGTFFKVFTRVDEASGIPRAGLWLTFGLSIFWTMPFPSWEALINIVSAALVLSYAVAPVSVAALRRTAPDLPRPFRAVAFGITGPASFVIAALIVYWSGWGTVSWLLGLQIVMFVIYLACRRWVPTAHLSIAEQVRSSAWLIAFYAAMIVLSYFGGFGGTGQLAHPYDTVVVAAVALVIFYWGANTGIRSDKLQLEDDED; encoded by the coding sequence ATGCCAGGCCAAGGCAACACACACCCTTCCGTCCCGCTTTCCCGTTCCGTGCCCGCCGACGGCGGTCACGGCAAGTTCAAGAAACAGCTGTCGCTGACCGACCTGACGTTCATCGGTCTCGGCGCGATCTTCGGTTCGGGGTGGCTGTTCGCCGCGAGTCACGTGTCGACGATCGCCGGCCCGGCCGGCATCTTCTCGTGGCTGCTCGGCGGCTTCTCGGTGCTGCTGCTGGGCATCGTCTACTGCGAGCTCGGCGCCGCGCTGCCGCGCGCGGGCGGCGTGGTCCGCTACCCGGTGTTCTCGCACGGCCCGCTGCTCGGCTACCTGATGGGCTTCATCACGCTGATCGCGTTCTCGAGCCTGATCGCGATCGAAGTGGTCGCCGCGCGCCAGTATGCGGCCGCGTGGTTCCCCGGCCTCACCAAGGCCGGCTCGAGCGACCCGACGACGCTCGGCTGGCTCGTGCAGGCCGGGCTGCTGTGCTTCTTCTTTTACCTGAACTATTCGAGCGTGAAGACGTTCGCGAAGGCGAACAACGTCATCAGCATCTTCAAGTTCATCGTGCCGCTGTCGGTGATCGCGGTGCTGTTCACGTTCTTCAAGCCCGCCAACCTGACCCTGCACGGCTTCGCGCCGTTCGGCATGCCGGGCATCGAGATGGCCGTGTCGGCCGGCGGGATCATCTTCGCGTACCTGGGCCTCACGCCGATCGTGTCGGTCGCGAGCGAAGTGCGCAATCCGCAGCGCACGATTCCGATCGCGCTGATCCTGTCGATCCTGCTGTCGACGCTGATCTACGTGCTGCTGCAGCTCGCGTTCATCGGCAGCATCCCGACCGACATGCTCGCCGCCGGCTGGCACGACGTGAGCAAGGCGTTCTCGCTGCCGTACCGCGACATCGCGCTCGCGCTCGGCGTGGGCTGGCTCGCGGTGATGGTCGTCGCCGACGCGATGATCTCGCCGAGCGGCTGCGGCAACATCTACATGAACGCGACGCCGCGCGTCGTCTACGGCTGGGCGAAGACGGGCACGTTCTTCAAGGTGTTCACGCGCGTCGACGAAGCGTCGGGCATCCCGCGCGCGGGCCTGTGGCTCACGTTCGGCCTCTCGATCTTCTGGACGATGCCGTTCCCGTCGTGGGAAGCGCTGATCAACATCGTGTCGGCCGCGCTCGTGCTGAGCTATGCGGTCGCGCCCGTGTCGGTCGCCGCGCTGCGGCGCACCGCGCCCGACCTGCCGCGGCCGTTCCGCGCGGTGGCGTTCGGCATCACCGGCCCCGCGTCGTTCGTGATCGCCGCGCTGATCGTCTACTGGTCGGGCTGGGGCACGGTGTCCTGGCTGCTCGGCCTGCAGATCGTGATGTTCGTGATCTATCTCGCATGCCGCCGCTGGGTGCCCACCGCGCATCTGAGCATCGCCGAGCAGGTGCGTTCGTCCGCGTGGCTGATCGCGTTCTACGCGGCCATGATCGTGCTGTCGTACTTCGGCGGCTTCGGCGGCACGGGCCAGCTCGCGCATCCGTACGACACGGTCGTCGTCGCGGCCGTCGCGCTCGTCATCTTCTACTGGGGCGCCAACACCGGCATCCGTTCCGACAAGCTGCAGCTCGAAGACGACGAAGACTGA
- a CDS encoding 4-hydroxyproline epimerase — MKRIQIIDSHTGGEPTRLVVSGFPSLGNGTMAERRDVLAREHNRYRTACILEPRGSDVMVGALLCEPVSPEAAAGVIFFNNSGYLGMCGHGTIGVVRTLHHMGRIEPGVHRIETPVGTVEATLHDDLSVSVRNVLAYRHAKAVAVDVPGYGPVKGDIAWGGNWFFLISDHGQRVAGDNVAALTAYSSAVREGLERAGITGANGGEIDHIELFADDAEHDSRSFVLCPGHAYDRSPCGTGTSAKLACLAADGKLEPGVVWRQASVIGSVFQASYAQADGGIVPTIRGSAHLSAEATLLIEEDDPFGWGIVS, encoded by the coding sequence ATGAAGCGCATTCAGATCATCGATTCGCACACGGGCGGCGAACCCACGCGGCTCGTCGTGTCCGGCTTCCCCTCGCTCGGCAACGGCACGATGGCCGAGCGCCGCGACGTGCTCGCGCGCGAGCACAATCGCTACCGCACCGCGTGCATTCTCGAGCCGCGCGGTAGCGATGTGATGGTCGGCGCGCTGCTGTGCGAACCCGTGTCGCCGGAGGCTGCGGCCGGCGTGATCTTCTTCAACAACAGCGGCTACCTCGGGATGTGCGGGCACGGCACGATCGGCGTCGTGCGCACGCTGCATCACATGGGCCGCATCGAGCCGGGCGTGCACCGGATCGAAACGCCGGTCGGCACCGTCGAGGCGACGCTGCACGACGACCTGTCGGTCAGCGTGCGCAACGTGCTCGCGTATCGCCATGCGAAGGCCGTTGCCGTCGACGTGCCGGGCTACGGCCCCGTGAAGGGCGACATCGCGTGGGGCGGCAACTGGTTCTTCCTGATCAGCGATCACGGCCAGCGCGTGGCCGGCGACAACGTCGCCGCGCTGACCGCCTATTCGTCCGCCGTGCGCGAAGGGCTCGAGCGCGCGGGCATCACCGGCGCGAACGGCGGCGAGATCGACCATATCGAACTGTTCGCCGACGATGCCGAGCACGACAGCCGCAGCTTCGTGCTGTGCCCGGGCCATGCGTACGACCGTTCGCCGTGCGGCACCGGCACGAGCGCGAAGCTCGCCTGCCTCGCGGCCGACGGCAAGCTCGAACCGGGCGTCGTGTGGCGGCAGGCGAGCGTGATCGGCAGCGTGTTCCAGGCGAGCTATGCGCAGGCCGACGGCGGCATCGTGCCGACGATTCGCGGCAGTGCGCATCTCAGCGCGGAAGCGACGTTGCTGATCGAGGAAGACGATCCGTTCGGCTGGGGCATCGTGTCGTGA
- a CDS encoding NAD(P)/FAD-dependent oxidoreductase — protein sequence MSEARTDVVVIGAGIVGAACAHELAQRGLRVLVVDDASGGATGAGMGHLVAMDDNAAELALSHYSIELWRALSGDMPEGCAYRNCGTLWLAADSNEMDLARTKQATLAAHGVAGELIDAATLARLEPMLRAGLGGALKIPGDAILYAPVAASWLLQRAPGITLRRDRAVAVDGPSVTLASGDTLRAERVVVANGVAARTLLPELPLRPKKGHLLITDRYPGQVSHQLVELGYAASAHASDGTSVAFNVQPRPTGQLLIGSSRQFDTEDARIEPPVLARMLRRAAGYLPDLADLNGIRAWTGFRSASPDGLPLLGEHPARPGVWLAVGHEGLGVTTAPGSARLVAALMTGERPPIDIEPYLPGRFLTTSPVAGALT from the coding sequence GTGAGCGAGGCAAGGACCGACGTCGTCGTGATCGGCGCTGGCATCGTCGGCGCCGCATGTGCGCATGAACTCGCGCAGCGTGGGCTGCGCGTGCTCGTCGTCGACGACGCCAGCGGCGGCGCGACCGGCGCCGGCATGGGGCACCTGGTCGCGATGGACGACAACGCGGCCGAACTCGCACTGAGCCATTACTCGATCGAGCTATGGCGCGCGTTGAGCGGCGACATGCCGGAAGGCTGCGCGTACCGCAACTGCGGCACGCTGTGGCTCGCGGCCGATTCCAACGAGATGGACCTCGCGCGCACCAAGCAGGCGACGCTCGCCGCGCATGGCGTCGCAGGCGAGCTGATCGACGCGGCGACGCTCGCGCGGCTGGAGCCGATGCTGCGCGCGGGGCTCGGCGGCGCGCTGAAGATCCCGGGCGATGCGATTCTCTATGCGCCGGTCGCCGCGAGCTGGCTGTTGCAGCGCGCGCCGGGCATCACGTTGCGGCGCGACCGCGCGGTGGCGGTCGACGGCCCGAGCGTGACGCTTGCGAGCGGCGACACGCTGCGCGCGGAACGCGTCGTCGTCGCGAACGGCGTCGCCGCGCGCACGCTGTTGCCTGAATTGCCGCTGCGCCCGAAGAAGGGCCATCTGCTGATCACCGACCGCTACCCGGGCCAGGTGTCGCACCAGCTCGTCGAGCTCGGCTATGCGGCAAGCGCGCACGCGAGCGACGGCACGTCCGTCGCGTTCAACGTGCAACCGCGGCCGACCGGCCAGCTGCTGATCGGCTCGTCGCGCCAGTTCGACACGGAAGACGCGCGCATCGAGCCGCCGGTGCTCGCGCGCATGCTGCGCCGTGCGGCCGGCTACCTGCCGGATCTGGCCGACCTGAACGGGATTCGCGCATGGACGGGCTTTCGTTCCGCGAGCCCCGACGGCTTGCCGCTGCTGGGCGAACATCCGGCGCGGCCGGGCGTGTGGCTCGCGGTCGGCCACGAAGGGCTCGGCGTGACGACCGCGCCGGGCAGCGCGCGACTTGTCGCCGCGTTGATGACCGGCGAGCGGCCGCCGATCGATATCGAACCGTATTTGCCGGGACGTTTCCTGACGACGTCACCCGTAGCCGGAGCGCTGACATGA
- a CDS encoding 2Fe-2S iron-sulfur cluster-binding protein — protein sequence MIIHLDGRALTVADGATVAAAVAASGDDTTRVSCTGAARAPFCGMGICQECRMTIDGRRRLACQTLCRDGMRVERTR from the coding sequence ATGATCATTCATCTGGACGGCCGCGCGCTGACGGTGGCCGACGGTGCGACCGTCGCGGCCGCCGTCGCGGCGAGCGGCGACGACACGACGCGCGTGTCGTGCACGGGTGCGGCGCGCGCGCCGTTTTGCGGTATGGGCATCTGCCAGGAGTGCAGGATGACGATCGACGGCCGCCGTCGTCTGGCCTGCCAGACGCTGTGCCGCGACGGGATGCGGGTGGAGCGCACGCGATGA
- a CDS encoding NAD(P)/FAD-dependent oxidoreductase: MKQERLSVDVAIVGAGPAGLSAARAAARSGATVAIVDDNPRAGGQIWRQAAAATPVAAAAERLAVLRQRNVTHLAATRIVAETQPGTLLLEDDERGFLLEFRTLILCCGARELLLPFPGWTLPGVTGAGGLQALIKYGLDVRGQRTVIAGSGPLLLASAATARQAGAQVSHVLEQAAWGDVAGFGAGLWRWPSKLAQAAKLVTAAYRPNAYVVEAFGDKRLERVRIRQGEREFDVDCDRLACGFGLVPNTVLPSHLGCRIENGAVVVDAHQRTSRDGYFAAGECTGVGGSELAMVEGEIAGCAATGQVAPLAALVARRAHWQAFADAVRERFAIREPIRRLARPDTLLCRCEDVRFDAVAPAPGWTAAKLQTRCGMGACQGRVCGAAAQALFGWTPPVPRTPLVPARVGTLMLDDTAACDGA, encoded by the coding sequence ATGAAACAGGAACGACTGAGCGTCGACGTCGCGATCGTCGGCGCGGGGCCGGCCGGGTTGTCGGCCGCGCGGGCCGCCGCACGAAGCGGCGCAACGGTCGCGATCGTCGACGACAACCCGCGCGCGGGCGGACAGATCTGGCGCCAGGCCGCCGCCGCGACGCCGGTGGCGGCCGCGGCGGAACGCCTCGCCGTGCTGCGGCAGCGGAACGTCACGCACCTCGCGGCCACGCGCATCGTCGCCGAAACGCAGCCGGGTACGCTGCTGCTCGAGGACGACGAGCGCGGCTTCCTGCTCGAATTCCGCACGCTGATCCTGTGCTGCGGCGCGCGCGAGTTGCTGCTGCCGTTCCCGGGCTGGACGCTGCCGGGTGTCACCGGCGCGGGCGGCCTGCAAGCATTGATCAAGTACGGCCTCGACGTGCGCGGGCAGCGCACGGTGATCGCCGGCAGCGGCCCGCTGCTCCTCGCGAGCGCGGCGACGGCCCGACAGGCAGGCGCGCAGGTGTCGCACGTACTCGAACAGGCGGCATGGGGCGACGTGGCCGGTTTCGGCGCAGGGCTGTGGCGCTGGCCGTCGAAACTCGCGCAGGCCGCGAAGCTCGTCACGGCCGCCTACCGGCCCAACGCCTACGTCGTCGAAGCGTTCGGCGACAAGCGGCTGGAACGCGTGCGGATCCGGCAGGGCGAGCGCGAGTTCGACGTCGACTGCGACCGGCTCGCGTGCGGCTTCGGCCTCGTGCCGAACACCGTGCTGCCGAGCCATCTCGGTTGCCGGATCGAGAACGGCGCGGTCGTGGTCGACGCGCATCAGCGCACGAGCCGCGACGGGTATTTCGCCGCGGGCGAGTGCACGGGTGTCGGCGGCAGCGAACTGGCGATGGTCGAAGGCGAGATCGCGGGCTGCGCGGCCACCGGGCAAGTGGCGCCGCTGGCCGCGCTGGTGGCGCGACGTGCGCACTGGCAGGCGTTCGCGGACGCGGTGCGCGAGCGCTTCGCGATCCGCGAGCCGATCCGCCGGCTCGCGCGGCCCGATACGCTGCTGTGCCGTTGCGAAGACGTGCGCTTCGACGCGGTCGCGCCGGCGCCGGGCTGGACGGCCGCGAAGCTGCAGACGCGCTGCGGGATGGGCGCATGCCAGGGCCGCGTGTGCGGCGCGGCCGCGCAGGCGCTGTTCGGCTGGACGCCGCCGGTGCCGCGCACGCCGCTCGTGCCCGCGCGGGTCGGTACGCTGATGCTGGACGACACGGCGGCCTGCGACGGGGCTTGA
- a CDS encoding ArsR/SmtB family transcription factor: MNTDPSAGLPEPDQMRAAAESACALLKVLSNPDRLLLLCELSQGERCVSDLEARLDIRQPTLSQQLGVLRDNALVRTRREGKNIHYSLDSPAAIAVMGVLYEQFCGPAAKGKRHAA, encoded by the coding sequence ATGAACACCGATCCTTCCGCCGGGCTGCCCGAGCCCGACCAGATGCGCGCAGCCGCCGAATCGGCGTGCGCGCTGCTCAAGGTGCTGTCCAATCCAGACCGGTTGCTGCTGCTGTGCGAACTGTCGCAAGGCGAACGCTGCGTGAGCGATCTCGAGGCGCGGCTGGATATTCGCCAGCCGACGCTGTCGCAGCAGCTCGGCGTGTTGCGGGACAACGCGCTCGTCCGCACGCGCCGCGAAGGCAAGAACATCCACTATTCGCTCGACAGCCCGGCCGCGATCGCGGTGATGGGCGTGTTGTACGAACAGTTCTGCGGCCCGGCCGCGAAAGGGAAGCGCCATGCAGCTTGA
- a CDS encoding YeeE/YedE family protein, with protein sequence MQLDALHFTPWLSLAGGVLIGLAAAWLIAFNGRIAGISGIVGGLFTAGAAERDWRAAFVAGLIAAPLMMRIAGAAVTPQVDAGWGELLAAGLLVGIGTRYAGGCTSGHGVCGLSRGATRSIVATAVFMAAGFATVFVRRHVLGG encoded by the coding sequence ATGCAGCTTGATGCGCTTCATTTCACGCCCTGGCTGTCGCTTGCCGGCGGCGTGCTGATCGGGCTGGCGGCTGCGTGGCTCATCGCGTTCAACGGGCGGATCGCCGGGATCAGCGGCATCGTCGGCGGCCTGTTCACGGCCGGCGCCGCGGAGCGCGACTGGCGTGCCGCATTCGTCGCCGGGCTGATCGCCGCGCCGCTGATGATGCGCATCGCCGGTGCCGCCGTGACGCCGCAGGTCGATGCAGGCTGGGGCGAATTGCTGGCGGCCGGCCTGCTGGTCGGGATCGGCACGCGCTATGCGGGCGGATGCACGAGCGGCCACGGGGTGTGCGGGCTGTCGCGCGGTGCGACGCGATCGATTGTCGCGACGGCGGTGTTCATGGCCGCCGGCTTCGCGACCGTATTCGTGCGCCGGCACGTGCTCGGAGGCTGA
- a CDS encoding DUF6691 family protein, producing the protein MQAGFAFVAGLLFSVGLIVSGMANPRKVLGFLDLAGRWDPSLAFVMVGAIGVAVVAFAWAKRRTRSWLGLPIQWPATRTITVRLVAGSAVFGIGWGLAGFCPGPALVSIGLGSVKGIAFVVAMLVGMALFEWIERARKVR; encoded by the coding sequence ATGCAGGCAGGATTCGCGTTTGTGGCGGGGCTGTTGTTCAGCGTCGGCCTCATCGTGTCGGGGATGGCCAACCCGCGGAAGGTGCTCGGTTTTCTCGACCTGGCAGGCCGTTGGGATCCGTCGCTCGCGTTCGTGATGGTTGGCGCGATCGGTGTCGCCGTGGTCGCGTTCGCATGGGCGAAGCGCCGCACGCGGTCGTGGCTCGGGCTGCCGATCCAGTGGCCGGCCACCCGGACGATCACCGTGCGGCTCGTCGCCGGGAGTGCCGTGTTCGGCATCGGCTGGGGGCTTGCGGGGTTCTGCCCGGGGCCGGCGCTTGTGTCGATCGGTCTGGGGTCGGTCAAGGGCATCGCGTTCGTCGTCGCGATGCTGGTCGGGATGGCATTGTTCGAATGGATCGAGCGTGCGCGGAAGGTGCGGTAA
- a CDS encoding PLP-dependent aminotransferase family protein, with amino-acid sequence MTRMTSLTDAPRTPLPMAGEPLYERLAEHYRRIIAAGTLSPGDRMPSVRGFMAQHGVSLSTAIQAFRRLEDTGLCEARPRSGYFVRRRAVAALDSLPECDGPPLSVEPPFAGLHERVSRVIDRANASPDALNLGGASALATLYPAERLQALAIRLLRRKPTLLTDAGPVGGSPEFRQTMAKRALSYGVTVSPDDVMSTSGGVDAVNLALRAVARPGDTIAIESPAFFGLIQLLESLGLRALEIPASPTTGLSIEALDVALTAYPDIRAVVVVPNLQNPLGSVMPDERKAALVALCSRRGVAVIEDEPYRELVEASHTVKPVKAWDRDGTVIYCPSFNKVLAPGMRLGWMSAGRWHARVKMLKFAHSRHNAALLQAVAAEFVGSGAFDRHLRRFREQLRVQRDVTIDAIARHFPAGTRMNRPPGGMLLWIALPDGVRSEALFDAALARGVRIAPGSIFSNSDRFDAYIRLGCTRVFDSAHEAAIETLGQLIRDAAAAA; translated from the coding sequence ATGACCCGCATGACATCCCTCACCGACGCGCCCCGCACGCCTTTGCCGATGGCCGGCGAGCCGCTGTACGAACGACTCGCCGAGCATTACCGCCGCATCATCGCGGCCGGCACGCTGTCGCCCGGCGACCGGATGCCGTCGGTGCGCGGATTCATGGCGCAGCACGGCGTGAGCCTGTCGACCGCGATCCAGGCGTTCCGGCGGCTCGAGGATACGGGCTTGTGCGAAGCACGGCCGCGCTCGGGCTACTTCGTGCGGCGGCGCGCGGTGGCCGCGCTCGATTCGCTGCCGGAATGCGACGGGCCGCCGCTGAGCGTCGAGCCGCCATTCGCGGGGCTGCACGAACGCGTGTCGCGCGTGATCGATCGCGCGAACGCATCTCCCGATGCGTTGAATCTTGGCGGCGCGTCCGCGCTGGCGACGCTGTATCCGGCAGAGCGCCTGCAGGCGCTGGCGATCCGGCTGCTGCGGCGCAAGCCGACGCTGTTGACCGACGCAGGGCCGGTTGGCGGGTCGCCCGAATTCCGCCAGACGATGGCCAAGCGTGCGCTGTCGTACGGCGTGACCGTGTCGCCGGACGACGTGATGTCGACGAGCGGTGGCGTCGATGCGGTGAATCTCGCACTGCGCGCGGTGGCGCGCCCCGGCGACACGATCGCGATCGAATCGCCGGCCTTTTTCGGCTTGATCCAGCTGCTCGAAAGCCTCGGCCTGCGTGCGCTCGAGATTCCGGCCAGCCCGACGACCGGGCTGTCGATCGAAGCGCTCGACGTGGCGCTGACCGCATACCCGGACATTCGGGCCGTGGTCGTCGTGCCGAACCTGCAGAACCCGCTCGGCAGCGTGATGCCTGACGAGCGCAAGGCCGCGCTGGTCGCGCTGTGCTCGCGCCGCGGCGTGGCCGTGATCGAGGACGAGCCGTATCGCGAACTCGTCGAAGCGTCGCACACGGTGAAGCCCGTGAAGGCATGGGACCGCGACGGCACGGTGATCTACTGCCCGTCGTTCAACAAGGTGCTGGCGCCGGGGATGCGGCTCGGCTGGATGAGTGCGGGCCGCTGGCACGCGCGCGTGAAGATGCTCAAGTTCGCGCACAGCCGGCACAACGCCGCGTTGCTGCAGGCCGTCGCTGCCGAATTCGTCGGCTCGGGCGCGTTCGATCGCCACCTCCGCCGATTTCGCGAACAGCTTCGTGTGCAGCGCGACGTGACGATCGATGCGATCGCGCGTCATTTTCCGGCCGGCACGCGGATGAACCGGCCGCCGGGCGGCATGCTGCTGTGGATCGCGCTGCCGGACGGCGTGCGTTCCGAAGCATTGTTCGATGCGGCGCTGGCACGTGGAGTAAGGATCGCGCCCGGCTCGATCTTCTCGAATTCCGACCGCTTCGATGCCTATATCCGGCTTGGGTGCACGCGGGTATTCGACTCGGCTCACGAAGCGGCCATCGAAACGCTCGGCCAGCTGATACGCGACGCGGCGGCCGCCGCGTAA
- a CDS encoding cytochrome-c peroxidase, with amino-acid sequence MLAGAALAAHAAPSETVLLPGAPPSRVVDTIGNGTPQVTGKVDAATARFAPDPTLVALGRRIFFDPRLSEPRGMSCAGCHDPGRAFAPTLSAASLAGPGVPEGSRHGRFSQRNAPSLLYVRYVPRRHFYQDDDAPAPSPFGGLFSDGRADTLAEQIRGPLFDRNEMNNRSPAALLRKVDGTELAGDLAARFGASVRRDPEQLVRALGSAVEAYLQSDDMAPFTSRFDAFLRTRKQLAPAEMRGLALFRNPDKGNCMSCHTLSETSSRPERSLFTDFGYDAIAVPRNRALPANRDPRHFDNGLCETAARLRWPEPTQWCGYLRTPGLRNVAIKQTFMHNGVFTTLRDAVAFYNTRSTDPRHWYHGATTFDDVPAAYRGNINVNSTPMNRRPGTPPALTDAEIDDIVAFLGTLTDARYANLVPPAPAASPAAPVAATTGSPAARLAAPAR; translated from the coding sequence GTGCTCGCCGGCGCGGCGCTCGCGGCCCACGCCGCGCCGTCCGAAACGGTCCTGCTCCCCGGCGCCCCGCCGTCGCGCGTCGTCGACACGATCGGCAACGGCACGCCGCAGGTGACCGGCAAGGTCGACGCGGCGACCGCCCGCTTCGCGCCCGACCCGACGCTCGTCGCGCTCGGCCGCCGGATCTTCTTCGATCCGCGGCTGTCCGAGCCACGCGGCATGTCGTGCGCGGGCTGCCACGATCCGGGGCGTGCATTCGCGCCGACGCTGTCGGCCGCTTCGCTCGCGGGGCCCGGCGTGCCGGAAGGCAGCCGCCACGGACGTTTCAGCCAGCGCAACGCGCCGTCGCTGCTCTACGTGCGCTACGTGCCGCGCCGACACTTCTACCAGGACGACGATGCGCCCGCGCCGTCGCCATTCGGCGGGCTCTTCAGCGACGGCCGCGCCGACACGCTCGCCGAACAGATCCGCGGGCCGCTGTTCGATCGGAACGAGATGAACAACCGGTCGCCGGCCGCGCTGCTGCGCAAGGTTGACGGCACCGAACTGGCGGGCGATCTGGCCGCGCGCTTCGGCGCGTCGGTGCGGCGCGATCCCGAGCAACTGGTGCGCGCACTGGGGTCGGCCGTCGAGGCCTATCTGCAGAGCGACGACATGGCGCCGTTCACGTCTCGCTTCGACGCATTCCTGCGCACCCGCAAGCAGCTCGCGCCGGCCGAGATGCGCGGTCTGGCGCTGTTCCGCAATCCCGACAAGGGCAACTGCATGAGCTGCCACACGCTGTCGGAGACGTCGAGCCGGCCGGAGCGCTCGCTCTTCACCGATTTCGGCTACGACGCGATCGCGGTGCCGCGCAATCGCGCGCTGCCCGCGAACCGCGATCCGCGCCATTTCGACAACGGCCTGTGCGAAACGGCCGCGCGGCTGCGCTGGCCCGAACCGACGCAATGGTGCGGCTACCTGCGCACGCCGGGGCTGCGCAACGTCGCGATCAAGCAGACGTTCATGCACAACGGCGTGTTCACCACGCTGCGCGATGCGGTCGCGTTCTACAACACGCGCTCGACCGATCCGCGCCACTGGTATCACGGCGCCACAACGTTCGACGACGTGCCGGCCGCGTATCGCGGCAACATCAACGTCAATTCGACGCCGATGAACCGCCGTCCGGGCACGCCGCCCGCGCTGACCGACGCCGAAATCGACGACATCGTCGCGTTCCTCGGCACGCTGACCGACGCGCGCTACGCGAATCTCGTTCCGCCCGCCCCGGCCGCCTCACCCGCAGCGCCTGTCGCCGCGACCACCGGATCCCCGGCAGCCCGCCTCGCCGCGCCGGCGCGCTGA